One segment of Nitrospira sp. DNA contains the following:
- a CDS encoding recombinase family protein, which yields MIVALYARVSTSKQAEKDLSIPDQLSQMRAWCQASGHSVGAEYVEPGASATDDRRPVFQRMITEACVTPSPFEAVVVHSLSRFFRDSLEFGLYERKLKKYGVRVLSITQQTSDDPSGEMIRRIFSVFDEYQSKENGKHTLRAMRENARQGFFNGSRPPVGYGTIEVQLPGNKGRKRALTVEESEAVVVNRIFQWYLHGDRGRELGLYGVAARLNEQGILIRGRQWTKGRIYEVLTNRAYIGEHYFNKYEKRGGAVRRMKPRQEWVPVKVEPIVAKDLFAAVKEKLESRSPDRVPPRVVNCPTLLTGLLKCGACGAGMTLATGKGGKYRYYKCSSRILKGKDTCTSENLPTELVDRLVLSSLADRVFTPSRVQSMLEGLRKRLRRSQTDHEGKLKQLSKEVESLQHRSNQLYEAVEKGLLPMDETLTARANKIQAQRQALLVEIAGLRRLKQMPVDALGEKQVQAFTAALRERLVEKDRGFSKNYLKLLVDEIRYLDKQLVMKGSYAALARMVGESKKGTPQSGVPSFGLGWL from the coding sequence ATGATTGTGGCGTTATATGCGCGGGTCTCGACGAGTAAACAGGCAGAGAAAGATCTCTCCATTCCAGACCAACTCAGTCAGATGCGGGCCTGGTGTCAGGCATCTGGCCACAGTGTGGGCGCTGAATATGTTGAACCTGGTGCATCGGCCACAGATGACCGACGCCCAGTGTTTCAACGGATGATCACCGAAGCCTGCGTCACCCCATCTCCTTTCGAGGCTGTTGTGGTGCATAGCCTGTCTCGGTTCTTTCGAGACTCACTCGAATTTGGCCTCTATGAACGCAAGTTGAAGAAATACGGGGTCCGCGTGCTGTCTATTACTCAGCAGACCAGCGATGACCCTTCTGGAGAGATGATTCGGCGTATCTTTAGCGTTTTTGATGAATACCAGAGCAAGGAAAACGGAAAACACACGTTGCGAGCCATGCGCGAAAACGCCAGGCAGGGTTTCTTTAACGGCTCACGCCCACCAGTCGGCTATGGAACGATAGAAGTGCAGCTGCCCGGCAATAAAGGCAGGAAGCGAGCGTTGACCGTGGAAGAAAGCGAAGCGGTTGTGGTGAATCGCATCTTTCAATGGTACCTGCATGGAGATCGAGGGCGAGAGCTTGGGCTGTATGGGGTAGCTGCCCGCTTGAATGAACAGGGAATCCTTATTCGCGGTCGTCAATGGACCAAGGGACGTATTTATGAGGTTTTGACCAATCGCGCCTACATCGGGGAGCACTATTTCAATAAATATGAAAAGCGAGGTGGGGCTGTTCGACGAATGAAGCCACGGCAGGAATGGGTTCCGGTCAAAGTCGAGCCAATTGTTGCTAAAGACCTCTTCGCAGCTGTGAAAGAGAAGTTGGAGTCGCGATCCCCTGATCGTGTCCCGCCACGGGTCGTCAATTGTCCTACGCTTCTCACGGGACTGCTCAAGTGCGGGGCGTGCGGAGCCGGTATGACGCTGGCAACGGGCAAAGGCGGGAAGTATCGCTATTACAAATGTTCGAGCCGGATTCTCAAGGGGAAGGACACCTGCACAAGCGAAAACTTGCCTACAGAGCTGGTTGACCGGCTCGTTCTCTCATCATTAGCGGATCGGGTCTTTACACCTTCACGAGTCCAATCCATGTTGGAAGGGCTCAGGAAGCGCCTAAGGCGGTCGCAAACCGATCACGAGGGCAAACTGAAGCAGTTGAGCAAGGAAGTCGAAAGTCTGCAGCACCGAAGCAATCAGCTCTATGAGGCGGTAGAGAAGGGTTTGTTACCGATGGACGAGACGTTGACTGCTCGGGCCAACAAGATACAGGCTCAGCGACAAGCCTTATTGGTCGAAATAGCTGGGCTTCGACGGCTCAAGCAAATGCCAGTGGATGCGCTTGGAGAGAAGCAGGTGCAGGCTTTTACGGCGGCTTTGCGAGAACGATTAGTTGAGAAGGACCGTGGTTTCAGCAAGAACTATCTGAAGCTTCTCGTCGATGAGATCCGGTATCTCGACAAACAGCTTGTGATGAAGGGTAGCTATGCGGCTCTTGCACGGATGGTTGGTGAAAGTAAAAAGGGCACCCCACAGAGTGGAGTGCCCAGTTTCGGTCTAGGTTGGCTCC
- a CDS encoding DUF4864 domain-containing protein codes for MLEKLRSLGRTLKREVTLYQLLLQDQRTPILARFLLLLAVGYLLLPFDLIPDFIPVIGQLDDVLIVPGLVLCAFKLIPAALIEECRLTIAESPVYVEMSSAKALARAGWWRGVRTTKSQTLRILAVLSLLGVFGLMYWWGQTLRPVGMIRAQLQAIEEGEYWRAYNYLSATARETLPFAEFVALIQENSVVMEPRDSTFSSRKVDGDTAIMSGVLEGYSEHVSNIRYVLVKEHDEWKIASFEWGAPRSTIKEPERTLHSTLWM; via the coding sequence ATGCTTGAGAAGCTCAGGTCCCTCGGAAGAACACTTAAACGAGAAGTAACGCTATACCAACTTTTACTACAGGATCAGAGGACGCCGATACTTGCCAGGTTTCTGCTGCTGCTCGCAGTGGGGTATCTCCTCCTCCCGTTCGATCTCATCCCAGATTTTATTCCAGTCATTGGCCAGCTTGATGATGTGCTGATTGTACCGGGTCTCGTGCTCTGCGCATTCAAACTGATACCGGCGGCCCTCATCGAGGAATGCCGGCTCACGATCGCGGAAAGCCCGGTATACGTCGAAATGTCTAGTGCTAAGGCTTTGGCACGTGCTGGTTGGTGGAGAGGAGTAAGGACGACAAAGAGCCAAACGCTGAGAATACTGGCTGTTTTGTCTCTGCTCGGGGTGTTTGGCCTTATGTATTGGTGGGGGCAAACCTTGAGACCTGTTGGGATGATTCGTGCCCAACTTCAGGCGATCGAAGAGGGCGAGTACTGGCGGGCCTATAACTATTTGTCCGCAACGGCGAGGGAAACCTTACCCTTCGCCGAATTTGTGGCGCTGATTCAGGAAAACAGCGTCGTGATGGAACCCCGCGATAGCACCTTTTCTTCACGAAAAGTCGATGGCGATACCGCCATCATGAGCGGTGTCCTCGAAGGATACAGCGAGCATGTCAGTAATATCAGGTACGTCTTAGTCAAGGAACATGATGAATGGAAAATCGCGAGTTTTGAATGGGGGGCCCCACGGTCAACTATAAAAGAGCCTGAGCGCACTCTTCATTCGACCCTGTGGATGTAG